Proteins found in one Xenopus laevis strain J_2021 chromosome 1L, Xenopus_laevis_v10.1, whole genome shotgun sequence genomic segment:
- the fzd10.L gene encoding frizzled-10-A precursor (The RefSeq protein has 1 substitution compared to this genomic sequence): MDVSGVTGLLRGTALLLVLAAALCSAISSINPDRSGDGRCQAIEIPMCKDIGYNMTRMPNLMGHENQKEAAIQLHEFAPLVEYGCHSHLKFFLCSLYAPMCTEQVSTPIPACRVMCEQARLKCSPIMEQFNFKWPDSLDCSKLPNKNDPNYLCMEAPNNGTDETPRGSSMLPPIFRPQRPSSGHEIYPKDPTSRSSCENSGKFHHVEKSASCAPLCSSSVDVYWSKDDKKFAFIWIAIWSILCFFSSAFTVLTFLVDPLRFKYPERPIIFLSMCYCVYSVGYIIRLFAGADSIACDRDSGQLYVIQEGLESTGCTIVFLILYYFGMASSLWWVILTLTWFLAAGKKWGHEAIEANSSYFHLAAWAIPAVKTIMILVMRRVAGDELTGVCYVGSMDVNALTGFVLIPLACYLIIGTSFILSGFVALFHIRRVMKTGGENTDKLEKLMVRIGVFSVLYTVPATCVIACYFYERLNMDFWKILATQDKCKMDSQTKTLDCTMTSSIPAVEIFMVKIFMLLVVGITSGMWIWTSKTVQSWQNVFSKRLKKRNRSKPASVITSAGIYKKPQHPPKVHHGKYESALQSPTCV, encoded by the coding sequence ATGGATGTAAGTGGTGGTACCGGGTTGCTCCGCGGCACCGCGCTCCTTCTTGTCCTGGCAGCCGCTCTCTGCTCCGCCATCAGCTCCATCAACCCGGACAGAAGTGGAGACGGGAGGTGCCAAGCCATCGAGATCCCTATGTGCAAAGATATCGGCTACAACATGACCAGGATGCCCAACCTAATGGGCCACGAGAACCAGAAGGAGGCGGCCATCCAGTTGCACGAGTTCGCCCCGCTGGTGGAGTACGGCTGTCACAGTCACCTCAAGTTCTTCCTGTGCTCCCTATACGCGCCCATGTGCACCGAGCAGGTCTCCACCCCCATCCCAGCCTGCAGGGTGATGTGCGAGCAGGCCAGGCTCAAGTGCTCCCCCATCATGGAGCAGTTCAACTTCAAGTGGCCCGACTCACTGGACTGCAGTAAGCTGCCCAACAAGAACGATCCCAACTACCTGTGCATGGAAGCCCCGAACAATGGCACAGACGAGACACCCAGGGGTTCCAGCATGCTGCCCCCCATCTTCAGACCCCAGAGACCCAGTAGTGGCCATGAGATTTACCCCAAGGATCCCACAAGCAGGAGCAGCTGTGAGAATTCTGGCAAGTTCCACCACGTGGAGAAAAGtgcctcctgtgcccccctgtgCAGCTCCTCTGTGGATGTGTACTGGAGCAAGGATGACAAGAAGTTTGCCTTTATCTGGATAGCCATCTGGTCCATCCTGTGCTTCTTCTCAAGCGCCTTCACTGTCCTCACGTTCTTGGTGGACCCCTTGCGTTTTAAATACCCCGAGAGGCCTATCATCTTCCTGTCTATGTGCTACTGTGTCTACTCCGTGGGATACATTATTCGCCTCTTTGCTGGAGCCGACAGCATCGCCTGTGACCGAGACAGTGGGCAGCTCTATGTTATCCAGGAAGGTTTGGAAAGTACAGGTTGCACCATAGTCTTCCTAATTCTCTATTACTTTGGCATGGCCAGCTCTTTATGGTGGGTGATATTAACCTTGACTTGGTTTTTGGCTGCTGGCAAAAAGTGGGGGCACGAAGCAATTGAAGCCAACAGCAGCTACTTCCATTTAGCCGCCTGGGCAATTCCTGCTGTAAAGACCATTATGATTCTGGTGATGAGGCGGGTGGCTGGAGATGAGCTAACAGGGGTATGTTATGTTGGGAGCATGGATGTCAATGCCCTCACTGGCTTTGTGCTAATACCCTTAGCCTGCTATCTTATTATTGGCACCTCCTTTATCCTTTCTGGCTTTGTAGCCCTTTTCCACATTAGGAGGGTCATGAAAACAGGTGGGGAGAACACAGACAAACTGGAGAAACTCATGGTGAGGATCGGGGTCTTCTCTGTCCTGTACACTGTCCCAGCCACTTGCGTCATCGCTTGCTACTTCTACGAACGCCTTAATATGGATTTCTGGAAAATCCTGGCGACGCAAGACAAGTGCAAAATGGACAGTCAAACCAAAACCCTGGACTGCACCATGACCAGCTCTATCCCAGCAGTAGAGATCTTTATGGTAAAAATATTTATGCTTTTAGTGGTGGGCATCACGAGCGGCATGTGGATATGGACTTCCAAAACTGTGCAGTCCTGGCAGAATGTCTTCAGCAAGAGATTAAAGAAGAGGAACAGGAGCAAACCAGCCAGCGTCATCACCAGTGCTGGAATCTACAAAAAGCCCCAACACCCCCCCAAAGTTCACCATGGAAAGTATGAATCGGCCTTACAGTCCCCTACCTGTGTATGA